One genomic window of Daphnia pulex isolate KAP4 chromosome 12, ASM2113471v1 includes the following:
- the LOC124209628 gene encoding serine-rich adhesin for platelets-like isoform X1 — protein MIWFPSFILPFVISLPTLYIKGTSLVRSLCFLIQFPEILTMIRLRRLFSFSLILFIIQVDGVQIGAKPPLLVCHVPLELKIFADSSYQATSADLKSCTQITLSSVNALFLTSSNASLTSVMVSEKRSLQLMKQQTPEAAFSFSLRSSNVFPATRHLKTIFNGTTSVALLIEFLKVNKLTSFDIAWDLIQSTPDYAPMLKTLKASLAKEGFNLTTTIGNEVYRTDAFHVSKIAAIVDHIFLVPSYNRHYSGAQYPLVDKNLEQAFDSLELNEGVFLKLYSTLNLSWTKIVVGLSLHTLLWKLNAGTTLKGSQFNQTQAVLQLQSYYESCKNVNSTWRLQQQPNPFYKLAVAPTNDKWMIHVDPFTLGRRVDLLRQYGFGGVALYDYYQDDFAGVCNANAKVYPLIHQAGLSMFNSSTKIPFPEIDSNGGLCIPFLGLTNECKGVFNFGTPKLNISSTDLKSSTISSSFAVKKTKVPVQTDPTTTGMTSLSSSSTTTPTPVSDAEYLDQTRWSSVSSESLSTEHSLSYVNLPRLASTEIKLDFPSTYSSEIKLPVAESFVTTSVSVNAATGGFLGKDEIWRDNLTYLSGVTKASALSQNDGSYVAAAFNQHIQQPTSPNTVSVIDAVPTTSLPEIRTGNRIESRSASATTVLSTLPPKLTVESEVTAVEQFALPTSEIERATDFTIVSTIPSSEASVVTLIQVDTEPTSTYGLKLIGEITTVSSKSASVHETFTPDTIPLASTEGDIQNFTDDKSSEKEASDVTSSVTENVSVSSTEQSSLIIENNENTSAPAETDSIATTRTAAFGNQQPSSQYSGSVGDSMEETTTELPSSSSDTQQDWTSPIPSSVAFKTLPIDTVMESLYGEFVLTSEEPQTNDAFSSEMTSAGYQGTVSTVPPSSTPIEQFTIRKISSETEEISTESHIFSDVFPSTIEVIPPLILTTAQDTTGLLTEYGNIDSASSMASIEGTQFTTDFHLSTPSAPSREDVSSTNYNPVSVATTDPPLEKFRLIPVKLSVPKSSSVILEPVAPTEDPAFSSTLQHVSGFDSTDAFFPTEQFSTSSRPLVSSTNSPLFSEFETESAEQNDVSTLTPIFENEAPGDSMSTPEESENVMPGYLNATDQPATSIPEIDSSQGYSNEHFTNVDTTPAEISDIESSVVSDGLYPTAGIPSILESSTETELHFSSTSDSSAVSTTVQPGEPTEDNLSSTLSMPYNLEASNIPTEIQDLSQYSSSDVSVSDLSSFAAATSGSLSSDLFSPTFEPTTPVDQESSSTFSIPNVMDSSTQERLQDFSSPNSLTSTEETDNDNSLSTTTTLPIMLDASTMDTDGNSILFSTKNFSWETSQSEITSPLPDESKIQQSFDGPLKPTENESASPREQDFFPTSSYVPSPSITSDSSVTSSFQSIDTSTEPHDDSPSVSTNSPQLSEFEMGSGDESINLPTLLPIFENEGSGEDPTTTVEEAENVTPGFLNATDQPAVIQPSVEKTSPENQYQLFSLSPEDSSNHQTAISALPSEFAETSPEGSGFEPTLLPNQVDIASTFIIPEIIEASTERLSSSLTGNSAVSPQDDNLSTADLSVDVSVADSQLVSSEIYQTTSPSIVDLRIKETASSFIPLVTDENGSGDSTPLFDTLKPTENESPREEDSFSSVEAYFSTFSYVSNEQTTTTLPSSSSVTAVSSATSSFQSIDISTELHSASTSFKPSVSSTISPLSSELEMGSGDESIDVPTEIPIFENEGSGEDSTSTLEAEAATDQPTINISKIDSTINPFSSSLADNVSESSTRYTVTTTVSIESTSPRAMTDALEELEAISSTKVATIISESLSLVSSSPDSSTKIPYLSSTPPTVSDTPSEPSTPQSTFSQSSTSLSSQSFTPKVDTVSSVAFSDSYTITSSTAAWSGASSESSFGSSSASTELTSSSSTSTISITTSNTPHSNISTDKWVKASDATTEVLSATEPTTISSSNFSASLSASTISHSTSSLSSSVEPASTTVKSHSTTPSFHTTKSSLPHSEIPTTTTDPLSNLWNLLISKLNETISLPISGEYSYVSSFFWSNTTSSNLTSEDIQEIPSPFISSPIENTGNWLFETRPFWLLNRPNTEAPSSFSTDTLSLPKETKQTLLPVSSTTSNSLEISTSTPIAALFETRPFWLQRSTQLTKSTLSSTPSITMSRESSSTLASSTKALQTSDSEMSSTTTVTPPSTATSLSAQQSTSFNAHVSRGPCTDNCTEESTGNSSVVFVAKDVANNVVLNLNVDAYMGDKRLNSSFNFEKWLEDLQRFLSSPSKPQTEEIKPSPICELAGNSILLKSLFCPDDSLSTADKIRFPNLMNLTRLLAPAIIANLTTSMNLTEVVPGNGSEFFNHQSNISSETSTESTVSTSTESSTSIFHSQNVSTTLVTSNLSDVPLPTVLNSSLESFMLNLTELLKDSQMSDLISAVNNLNHSVPEGFLESLIQSNNSDDDRFFNKSPLKNDVMDAVTTQAPSSTFSATPSTTVQHDIFAKNFWKANKRNPVRKLQRVAGPGLGIIPSIRLPLRTTAKPVSNIFSSLAKPAASRQ, from the exons ctgACTCTTCCTATCAAGCTACGTCTGCTGATTTGAAATCCTGCACCCAAATTACTCTGAGTAGTGTCAACGCGCTTTTCCTTACCAGCAGCAATGCGTCGTTGACGTCAGTCATGGTTAGTGAGAAACGTAGCCTACAACTGATGAAGCAACAGACTCCGGAAGCCGCATTTAGCTTCAGTCTTCGTTCATCAAACGTCTTTCCGGCAACAAGACACctgaaaaccatttttaacGGGACGACGTCTGTGGCccttttgattgaatttctgAAAGTCAATAAGCTCACAAGTTTTGACATCGCATGGGACTTGATCCAGTCGACACCTGACTACGCGCCAATGCTCAAAACATTGAAGGCATCACTGGCAAAGGAAGGATTTAatttgacgacgacgattgGTAACGAAGTGTACCGCACCGATGCATTTCACGTGAGTAAAATCGCGGCCATCGTTGATCACATATTTCTCGTTCCTTCTTACAATCGCCACTACAGCGGAGCGCAGTATCCGTTGGTCGATAAAAATCTGGAACAGGCTTTCGACTCCTTAGAACTAAACGAAGGAGTCTTCTTGAAACTTTATTCCACGCTGAATTTAAGTTGGACAAAGATCGTTGTTGGATTGTCGTTGCATACGCTTTTGTGGAAATTAAACGCGGGCACCACTCTCAAAGGCAGCCAGTTTAACCAAACTCAGGCCGTATTGCAACTTCAGAGCTACTATGAATCCTGTAAAAACGTCAACAGCACATGGCGACTTCAACAGCAGCCGAATCCGTTTTACAAGCTGGCTGTAGCTCCAACTAACGACAAGTGGATGATTCACGTCGATCCCTTTACTTTGGGAAGACGCGTGGATCTACTGAGACAGTACGGGTTTGGCGGAGTTGCACTCTACGATTATTATCAG GACGATTTTGCCGGTGTTTGTAACGCGAACGCAAAAGTTTATCCCCTTATTCATCAGGCCGGCCTCAGCATGTTTAATAGTAGCActaaaattccatttcctgAAATTGACTCAAACGGCGGACTCTGCATTCCATTTCTTGGACTAACCAATGAGTGCAAAGGAGTCTTCAACTTTGGAACGCCAAAATTAAATATCAGCTCCACTGATTTGAAAAGTTCAACAATTTCATCTAGTTTCGCTGTGAAAAAAACCAAGGTTCCCGTTCAGACCGATCCAACAACTACAGGGATGACATCGTTAAGTTCTTCTTCAACCACTACACCAACTCCAGTTTCGGATGCTGAGTATTTAGACCAAACTAGGTGGAGTTCAGTTTCATCAGAATCCTTAAGTACAGAGCATTCTCTTTCCTATGTAAATCTACCTAGACTTGCATCAACTGAAATTAAGCTGGATTTTCCGTCAA CGTATAGCAGCGAGATAAAATTACCTGTTGCCGAATCTTTTGTTACGACAAGTGTTTCTGTAAATGCTGCAACCGGAGGTTTTCTCGGGAAAGATGAGATATGGCGTGACAATCTAACTTACTTGTCTGGCGTTACCAAGGCATCTGCTCTCAGCCAAAATGATGGCTCATATGTCGCAGCAGCCTTTAATCAGCACATTCAACAGCCCACTTCACCAAACACGGTTTCCGTTATTGATGCTG TACCCACTACATCTTTACCAGAAATACGCACCGGGAATAGAATCGAATCTCGCTCTGCGTCTGCTACCACAGTGTTGTCAACATTGCCACCCAAAC TCACCGTTGAAAGTGAAGTTACTGCGGTGGAGCAATTCGCATTACCTACTTCAGAGATTGAGCGGGCGACAGACTTTACTATCGTTTCAACCATTCCATCATCTGAAGCGAGTGTCGTCACATTAATCCAAGTAGATACGGAGCCAACATCAACCTATG GATTAAAATTGATAGGTGAAATAACAACAGTTTCATCGAAGTCTGCTTCTGTTCATGAAACCTTCACCCCTGATACCATACCCCTCGCCTCAACAGAAGGAGATATCCAGAATTTTACAGACGACAAATCATCCGAGAAAGAGGCCTCGGATGTCACTAGTTCAGTGACTGAAAATGTTTCTGTTTCAAGTACTGAGCAGTcttcattaattattgaaaacAATG AGAATACTTCAGCTCCCGCAGAGACAGACAGCATTGCGACCACCAGGACAGCAGCATTTGGCAATCAACAACCTTCGAGTCAATATTCTGGGTCAGTAGGTGATTCAATGGAGGAGACCACCACTGAGCTTCCCAGCTCATCATCTGATACCCAACAAGACTGGACTTCTCCGATTCCAAGTTCGGTTGCATTTAAAACTTTGCCTATTGACACCGTGATGGAGTCATTGTATGGAGAATTTGTTCTTACTTCAGAGGAGCCACAAACGAACGATGCGTTTTCATCAGAAATGACATCAGCAGGATATCAAGGTACCGTATCCACTGTTCCACCTTCGTCCACTCCTATCGAACAGTTCACGATACGcaaaatttcttcagagaCTGAAGAAATATCAACGGAAAGCCATATTTTCTCTGACGTATTTCCTTCGACTATCGAAGTGATTCCGCCCCTGATCCTGACTACTGCTCAAGACACCACGGGATTACTAACCGAATATGGTAATATTGATTCTGCTAGTTCGATGGCGTCTATTGAGGGAACCCAATTCACCACTGATTTTCACCTCTCAACACCAAGTGCTCCTAGTCGTGAGGATGTTAGCAGCACCAACTATAATCCCGTGTCCGTGGCTACGACAGACCCTCCATTGGAAAAATTCCGTTTAATACCAGTAAAATTGTCAGTACCCAAATCGAGCAGTGTAATTTTGGAACCTGTTGCCCCAACTGAAGATCCAGCTTTTTCGTCCACATTGCAACATGTATCTGGTTTTGATTCGACCGACGCATTTTTTCCGACCGAACAATTTTCAACTTCGTCTAGGCCATTAGTTTCGAGTACGAATTCTCCACTTTTCAGCGAATTTGAAACGGAGTCAGCCGAACAAAACGATGTTTCTACTCTGACaccaatttttgaaaatgaggcACCTGGAGATTCTATGTCAACTCCGGAAGAGTCAGAAAACGTAATGCCGGGCTATTTAAATGCTACCGACCAACCAGCAACCAGTATCCCGGAAATTGATTCATCTCAAGGGTATTCAAACGAGCATTTCACTAACGTCGACACCACGCCAGCTGAAATATCAGACATTGAAAGCAGTGTTGTATCGGATGGGTTATATCCTACTGCAGGGATCCCCAGCATTTTGGAGTCGTCAACTGAAACTGAATTGCATTTTAGTTCAACTTCTGATAGTTCAGCGGTGTCTACTACAGTTCAACCTGGTGAGCCAACTGAAGACAATTTATCCAGTACGTTGTCAATGCCCTACAACTTAGAAGCGTCGAACATTCCAACAGAAATTCAAGATTTGTCGCAGTACTCTTCCAGCGATGTCTCTGTAAGCGATTTGTCATCTTTTGCTGCAGCAACATCAGGCAGTCTTTCTTCGGATTTATTTTCTCCCACCTTTGAACCAACCACTCCTGTTGATCAAGAATCTTCTTCCACCTTTTCCATACCCAACGTTATGGATTCGTCAACACAAGAACGGCTTCAAGATTTTAGTTCTCCAAATTCACTAACTTCCACTGAAGAAACAGATAACGACAATAGCCTttcaactactactactctccCAATTATGTTAGACGCTAGCACCATGGATACCGATGGAAATAGTATCTTGTTTTCCACGAAAAACTTCTCCTGGGAAACATCCCAATCAGAAATAACGTCACCACTACCAGACGAGAGCAAGATTCAACAATCTTTTGATGGCCCATTAAAGCCAACTGAAAATGAATCCGCGTCTCCACGGGAACAAGACTTTTTTCCTACTTCGTCCTATGTTCCTAGTCCTTCGATAACGTCTGATTCATCCGTCACTTCATCGTTTCAATCTATCGACACATCAACAGAGCCTCACGATGATTCCCCTTCGGTTAGTACAAATTCTCCACAACTCAGCGAATTTGAAATGGGGTCAGGTGACGAATCAATTAATCTTCCAACTTTGCTACCCATTTTCGAAAATGAGGGATCTGGCGAAGATCCTACAACAACCGTGGAAGAGGCTGAAAACGTTACGCcgggttttttaaatgctaCCGACCAACCAGCAGTAATTCAACCATCTGTGGAAAAGACTAGTCCAGAAAATCAATATCAACTATTCTCGCTTTCCCCTGAAGACTCGTCCAATCATCAAACGGCAATCAGCGCATTGCCATCAGAGTTTGCGGAAACATCCCCGGAGGGCAGTGGATTTGAACCCACTCTTCTTCCAAATCAGGTAGATATTGCTTCCACATTTATTATTCCGGAAATAATAGAAGCGTCAACCGAGCGCTTATCGAGTTCCCTAACGGGAAATTCAGCTGTGAGTCCGCAAGACGATAATCTGTCAACAGCAGATTTGTCTGTGGATGTTAGTGTTGCCGATTCACAATTAGTTAGTAGCGAAATCTATCAGACTACAAGTCCCTCCATTGTGGATCTGCGAATCAAGGAAACGGCATCCTCATTCATTCCACTCGTCACAGATGAGAACGGCAGTGGTGATAGTACCCCTTTATTCGACACATTAAAGCCAACAGAAAATGAGTCTCCACGGGAAGAAGACTCTTTTTCTAGTGTGGAAGcttatttttctactttttcctATGTTTCCAACGAACAAACCACGACCACTTTACCATCAAGTTCCTCCGTAACGGCTGTTTCATCTGCCACTTCATCATTTCAATCCATTGACATTTCAACGGAGCTGCACAGTGCTTCAACTTCATTTAAGCCATCAGTTTCTAGTACAATTTCTCCACTTTCCAGCGAATTAGAAATGGGGTCAGGCGACGAATCAATTGATGTTCCAACTGAAATaccaatttttgaaaacgaggGATCTGGCGAAGATTCTACGTCAACTCTAGAAGCTGAGGCTGCTACCGACCAACCCACaatcaatatttcaaaaattgattcaacCATTAATCCGTTTTCTTCCTCATTGGCTGATAATGTTTCAGAATCGTCAACAAGGTACACTGTGACTACCACCGTCAGTATTGAATCTACTTCTCCCAGAGCGATGACAGATGCCCTAGAAGAACTCGAAGCGATTTCATCTACTAAAGTGGCAACAATTATTTCAGAATCTCTTAGTCTTGTAAGTTCATCGCCAGATTCTTCTACTAAAATTCCTTATTTAAGCTCTACACCACCAACTGTCAGCGATACTCCATCTGAACCGTCAACACCtcaatcaacattttctcaAAGTTCAACGTCACTTTCTAGCCAGAGTTTTACCCCCAAAGTGGATACTGTATCTTCTGTGGCCTTTTCAGATTCTTACACAATTACTAGTTCTACAGCAGCGTGGAGTGGCGCTTCTTCCGAAAGTTCCTTTGGTTCAAGTAGTGCGTCGACTGAATTGACGTCTTCCTCGTCAACCTCTACAATAAGCATAACTACCTCTAATACTCCTCATAGCAACATCTCAACTGATAAATGGGTTAAGGCCTCTGACGCAACGACAGAAGTTCTTTCGGCCACTGAACCAACTACTATTTCTTCGTCGAACTTTTCCGCATCATTGTCAGCGTCAACAATTTCTCATTCTacatcttctctttcttcatcCGTGGAGCCAGCATCAACTACTGTGAAGTCTCATTCAACAACCCCTTCCTTCCATACGACGAAATCTTCTCTGCCTCATTCTGAAATCCCTACTACTACAACTGATCCGTTGTCCAACCTATGGAATTTGTTGATTTCAAAGTTAAACGAAACCATCAGTCTCCCTATTAGCGGAGAATACTCCTAcgtttcaagtttcttttggtCTAATACAACGTCATCCAATCTAACCAGCGAAGACATTCAAGAAATCCCATCACCTTTCATTTCAAGCCCAATTGAAAATACag gtAACTGGCTTTTCGAAACTCGtcctttttggttgttgaatCGTCCCAACACGGAGGCACCGTCTTCCTTCTCAACCGACACACTTTCACTTCCAAAAGAAACCAAGCAGACATTATTGCCTGTTTCTTCCACAACGTCCAACAGCCTTGAAATATCCACGTCGACACCTATCGCAG CCTTGTTTGAGACCCGCCCTTTTTGGCTTCAACGTAGTACTCAGCTTACAAAGTCGACGCTTTCTTCCACTCCTAGCATAACAATGTCCAGAGAATCCTCCAGCACATTAGCGTCGTCAACCAAAG CACTGCAAACGTCCGATTCCGAAATGAGCTCAACAACTACAGTAACTCCGCCATCAACGGCTACATCCTTAAGCGCACAACAGTCGACTAGTTTCAATGCACATGTTTCTCGAGGGCCTTGCACTGATAACTGCACCGAAGAGTCTACAGGAAATTCTTCCGTCGTTTTTGTTGCAAAAGATGTCGCCAACAATGTCGTCTTAAATCTAAATGTGGATGCTTACATGGGCGACAAAAGgttgaattcttcttttaactttgAGAAATGGCTGGAAGATCTTCAGCGATTTCTCAGTTCGCCTTCAAAGCCTCAAACAGAAGAAATCAAACCGTCGCCTATTTGTGAATTGGCTGGCAATTCAATTCTACTTAAATCTCTTTTCTGTCCAGACGACTCGCTCTCAACTGCGGACAAAATACGTTTCCCTAATCTAATGAATCTCACTAGACTCTTAGCTCCTGCGATTATTGCCAACTTGACAACATCCATGAATCTGACAGAAGTTGTGCCTGGCAACGgatctgaattttttaatcaccAATCCAATATCAGCAGCGAAACTAGTACTGAATCCACCGTTTCCACGTCAACTGAAAGTAGCACAAGTATATTCCATTCCCAAAATGTATCGACAACTCTCGTTACTAGCAATCTCTCTGACGTCCCTTTGCCGACAGTATTGAATAGTAGCTTAGAGTCGTTCATGCTTAACCTAACCGAGCTGTTGAAAGATTCCCAGATGAGTGATTTGATATCGGCCGTGAACAACCTCAATCACTCAGTCCCCGAGGGTTTTCTTGAAAGTCTTATTCAGAGCAATAATTCTGACGATGACAGGTTTTTCAATAAATCTCCACTTAAAAATGACGTGATGGATGCGGTTACTACCCAAGCACCTTCATCGACATTTTCGGCGACGCCGTCTACCACCGTGCAGCACGATATTTTTGCAAAGAACTTTTGGAAAGCAAATAAACGGAATCCGGTCAGAAAGTTACAACGTGTAGCTGGTCCGGGGCTTGGCATCATTCCGTCTATTCGCTTACCGTTGCGAACAACAGCGAAGCCTGTCTCAAATATTTTCAGTTCCCTTGCCAAACCAGCGGCTAGTCGTCAATAA